One Fibrobacter sp. UWR2 DNA window includes the following coding sequences:
- the gpmI gene encoding 2,3-bisphosphoglycerate-independent phosphoglycerate mutase, with amino-acid sequence MLKKLSNFPGIKGPVVTIVMDGFGITDKVEGNAIKAARTPTLDNLFKMYPNVLLKAHGRAVGMPTNEDMGNSEVGHNAIGAGQVYNQGAALVQDSIVSGEIFGRDAWKEIAENVRAKNTVLHFIGLFSDGNVHSNISHLKAMVAQAKKEGLKKVRVHILLDGRDVPETSALDYVGPFEKFLDELRSPEFDVCIASGGGRMQITMDRYNANWKMVELGWKTHVLGEGRYFDNATQAIETLRGETKAIDQDLPPFVIAKDGQPVGTINDGDSVVFFNFRGDRAIEITRAFEEESFNEFDRVRFPKVCYAGMLQYDGDLKLPNRFLVPPPAIKETSGEWLAETGVKQFACSETQKYGHVTYFWNGNRSSKFDGETYLEIESDVVPFEQRPWMKAAEITDAMIEALKSGKYQTLRCNFPNGDMVGHTGSFRAATMAIEAVDIGLARLLPVIDALGGVAIITADHGNADEMYEIDKKTGMPKVNKDGTFKAKTSHTLNKVPCILYDNVTGGKLGLKEGDWGLSNIAATTANLLGLEKHEAWDDSMLIIK; translated from the coding sequence ATGCTCAAGAAGCTTTCCAATTTCCCCGGCATCAAGGGACCGGTCGTCACCATCGTGATGGACGGTTTTGGCATCACCGATAAGGTCGAAGGCAACGCCATCAAGGCTGCCCGCACCCCGACACTTGACAACCTCTTCAAGATGTACCCGAACGTGCTCCTGAAGGCTCACGGCCGCGCCGTGGGTATGCCGACCAACGAAGACATGGGTAACTCCGAAGTGGGTCACAACGCCATCGGTGCCGGCCAGGTGTACAACCAGGGTGCCGCCCTCGTGCAGGATTCCATCGTCTCCGGCGAAATCTTCGGCCGCGACGCCTGGAAGGAAATTGCCGAGAACGTTCGCGCCAAGAACACCGTGCTCCACTTCATCGGCCTCTTCAGCGACGGTAACGTCCACTCCAACATCAGCCACCTCAAGGCCATGGTCGCCCAGGCCAAGAAGGAAGGCCTCAAGAAGGTCCGCGTGCACATCCTCCTCGACGGTCGTGACGTGCCGGAAACTTCCGCTCTCGATTACGTCGGCCCGTTCGAAAAGTTCCTCGACGAACTCCGCAGCCCGGAATTCGACGTTTGCATCGCTAGCGGCGGTGGCCGTATGCAGATCACCATGGACCGTTACAACGCTAACTGGAAGATGGTGGAACTCGGCTGGAAGACCCACGTGCTCGGCGAAGGCCGCTACTTCGACAACGCCACCCAGGCTATCGAAACGCTCCGTGGCGAAACCAAGGCTATTGACCAAGACCTCCCGCCGTTCGTGATTGCGAAGGACGGTCAGCCGGTCGGTACCATCAACGATGGCGACTCCGTAGTGTTCTTCAACTTCCGTGGCGACCGCGCTATCGAAATCACCCGTGCCTTCGAAGAAGAATCCTTCAACGAATTTGACCGAGTGCGCTTCCCGAAGGTCTGCTACGCCGGCATGCTCCAGTACGACGGCGACCTCAAGCTCCCGAACCGCTTCTTGGTGCCGCCTCCGGCCATCAAGGAAACCAGCGGTGAATGGCTTGCCGAAACGGGCGTGAAGCAGTTCGCTTGCTCCGAAACGCAGAAGTACGGCCACGTGACCTACTTCTGGAATGGTAACCGTTCCAGCAAGTTCGACGGCGAAACCTACCTCGAAATTGAATCTGACGTTGTTCCGTTCGAACAGCGCCCGTGGATGAAGGCCGCCGAAATCACCGACGCCATGATCGAAGCCTTGAAGAGCGGCAAGTACCAGACGCTCCGCTGCAACTTCCCGAACGGCGACATGGTGGGCCACACTGGTAGCTTCCGCGCCGCTACGATGGCTATCGAAGCTGTGGACATCGGCCTCGCCCGCTTGCTCCCGGTAATCGACGCCCTCGGTGGTGTCGCCATCATCACGGCTGACCACGGTAACGCCGACGAAATGTACGAAATCGACAAGAAGACCGGCATGCCGAAGGTCAACAAGGACGGTACCTTCAAGGCCAAGACGAGCCACACGCTCAACAAGGTTCCTTGCATCCTTTACGATAACGTAACGGGTGGCAAGCTCGGTCTCAAGGAAGGCGACTGGGGTCTTTCCAACATCGCTGCTACGACGGCCAACCTCCTCGGCCTCGAAAAGCACGAAGCTTGGGATGATTCCATGCTCATCATCAAGTAA
- a CDS encoding ATP-dependent RecD-like DNA helicase yields MKNVTFHSPDSGFSVFRVIVKDEKAPVVVTGTFPDLRQGESLKMDGDWGYHPKYGRQFKCTSFTVAVTESENIAEYLSSGLFKGIGPKTAEAIVKVFGEDTVDILDNHPDIFRKAKIKGITAKKVEAFLAAWQMNRHSRETMLFLYGHGIAGSVARKLWNQFGQETIARITENPYLLCEEIWGIGFLKADEIATKVGIAKDSPKRLQSALMYVLQESSFNEGHVYLPKDTLLEKTFRILRIPMEDDDAAYGLIRQFDDLCEHERIRRVDDDCFYPPMFRAEQSIADNILYRLAGNALPTAGFERSLMDWEHQHKFAFDPIQRKAIEMALAYRISIITGGPGTGKTTILKGILHLAQKMDESVFLAAPTGRAAKRMSDLCGMPARTIHRMLEMDPATKKFNRNAENKLPCDLLIIDEFSMVDTWLAAALFEAIHAKTRIVLVGDSDQLPSVGPGNVLNDLIRCPRIPTTRLQHIFRQAGGNDIADKAAKINAGIVPSPIEGPNFHFIPFEDPEEAKNILRELLTTGVRAKLDIDQKTDLQILTPMRKGPLGIFELNSFLQELQNPGKARHRIMGVGWSDGDKVMQIKNNYDKNVFNGDVGIIFKVHKDDEKVTVFYDDKTVEYEGDELEQLTLAYASTIHKSQGSEYPAVIVILDSSHYMMLQRNLIYTAITRAKGHVWVLSAPGAFSTAVRNNRSIRRYTRLTERLG; encoded by the coding sequence GACAGCGGATTCTCCGTATTCCGTGTGATTGTGAAAGACGAAAAAGCCCCCGTTGTCGTAACGGGGACTTTTCCCGATTTAAGGCAGGGAGAATCGCTCAAGATGGATGGCGATTGGGGGTACCACCCCAAGTACGGCCGTCAATTCAAGTGCACCTCGTTCACTGTTGCTGTAACCGAAAGCGAGAACATCGCCGAATATCTTTCCAGCGGTCTATTCAAGGGTATCGGCCCCAAGACGGCCGAGGCCATCGTGAAGGTTTTCGGCGAAGACACCGTCGACATCCTCGACAACCATCCGGACATTTTCCGCAAAGCAAAGATCAAGGGCATCACCGCCAAGAAGGTCGAAGCCTTCCTCGCCGCATGGCAAATGAACCGCCACAGCAGGGAAACGATGCTGTTCCTGTATGGCCACGGAATCGCGGGCAGTGTCGCCAGGAAACTCTGGAACCAGTTCGGGCAAGAGACTATCGCACGCATTACGGAAAACCCCTACCTGCTCTGCGAAGAAATCTGGGGTATCGGCTTCTTGAAGGCCGACGAAATCGCGACGAAGGTAGGCATTGCCAAGGATAGCCCCAAGCGCCTGCAGTCCGCCCTCATGTACGTGCTGCAGGAATCCAGCTTTAACGAAGGCCACGTGTACCTCCCCAAGGACACCCTGCTCGAAAAGACCTTCCGGATCTTGCGCATCCCGATGGAAGACGACGATGCCGCCTACGGGCTTATCCGACAGTTCGACGACCTTTGCGAACACGAGCGCATCCGGCGTGTCGACGACGACTGCTTTTACCCGCCGATGTTCCGCGCCGAACAGAGCATTGCAGACAACATCCTGTACCGGCTGGCGGGCAACGCGCTCCCGACCGCGGGTTTCGAGCGTTCCCTCATGGACTGGGAACACCAGCACAAGTTTGCCTTCGACCCCATACAAAGGAAGGCCATCGAGATGGCGCTCGCCTACCGCATTTCCATCATCACTGGCGGCCCCGGTACCGGCAAGACGACCATATTGAAGGGCATCCTCCACCTCGCACAGAAGATGGACGAGAGCGTTTTCCTCGCCGCCCCCACGGGCCGTGCGGCAAAGCGCATGAGCGACCTCTGCGGAATGCCTGCACGCACCATACACCGCATGCTCGAGATGGACCCCGCCACAAAGAAGTTCAACCGGAACGCCGAGAACAAGCTCCCCTGCGACTTGCTTATAATCGACGAATTCAGTATGGTCGACACCTGGCTTGCGGCCGCCCTCTTCGAGGCCATTCACGCAAAGACGCGCATCGTACTCGTGGGCGACTCAGACCAGCTACCAAGCGTAGGCCCCGGGAACGTGCTAAACGACCTCATCCGCTGCCCGCGGATTCCGACAACGCGCCTACAGCATATCTTTAGGCAAGCCGGCGGAAACGACATCGCCGACAAGGCTGCAAAGATCAACGCCGGAATCGTCCCCTCGCCCATCGAGGGTCCGAACTTCCACTTCATCCCGTTCGAGGATCCCGAAGAGGCGAAGAACATTCTGCGCGAACTGCTTACGACCGGAGTGCGAGCCAAACTCGACATCGACCAGAAAACCGACCTGCAGATCCTCACCCCGATGCGCAAGGGCCCCCTCGGCATATTCGAACTCAACAGTTTCTTGCAGGAACTGCAGAACCCGGGCAAGGCACGCCACAGGATTATGGGGGTCGGCTGGAGCGACGGCGACAAGGTGATGCAGATAAAGAACAACTACGACAAGAACGTGTTCAACGGTGACGTCGGCATCATCTTCAAGGTCCACAAGGACGACGAGAAGGTCACCGTATTCTACGACGACAAGACTGTCGAGTACGAGGGCGACGAACTGGAGCAGCTCACCCTCGCCTATGCCAGCACCATCCACAAGAGCCAGGGAAGCGAATACCCCGCCGTAATCGTCATCCTCGATTCTAGCCACTACATGATGCTCCAGAGGAACCTCATCTACACGGCGATTACCCGCGCCAAGGGCCACGTATGGGTACTTTCTGCCCCAGGGGCTTTCTCGACCGCGGTCCGCAACAACCGCAGCATACGCCGCTACACCCGCCTTACCGAGCGCCTAGGATAG
- the gpmA gene encoding 2,3-diphosphoglycerate-dependent phosphoglycerate mutase, translating to MIKLVLVRHGESEWNKKNLFTGWMDVDLSEKGHEEATAAGQLLKAEGYDFDLCYTSYLKRAIHTLNHMLDEMDRAWLPVVKSWKLNERHYGDLQGKNKSEAAEKFGEEQVKIWRRSFDIKPPVLADDDERSAKKQAMYRDVDESFLPQNESLETTIARVIPYYLEEIKPQMKAGKRVVIAAHGNSLRALVMYLDKMSKEEVLGLNIPTATPLVYEFDDNLNPVKHYYLGDQEALKAKMEAVANQGKKK from the coding sequence ATGATTAAACTTGTACTAGTCCGCCACGGCGAAAGCGAATGGAACAAGAAGAACCTCTTTACCGGCTGGATGGATGTCGACCTGAGCGAAAAAGGTCACGAAGAAGCGACCGCTGCTGGCCAACTTTTAAAAGCCGAAGGCTACGATTTTGATTTGTGTTACACCTCGTACCTGAAGCGCGCCATCCATACGCTGAACCACATGCTCGACGAGATGGATAGAGCATGGCTCCCCGTCGTAAAGAGTTGGAAACTGAACGAGCGCCACTACGGAGACCTGCAGGGCAAGAACAAGTCCGAAGCCGCCGAGAAGTTCGGTGAAGAGCAGGTAAAGATTTGGCGTCGTTCCTTCGATATCAAACCGCCCGTACTCGCCGATGACGATGAGCGCAGCGCAAAGAAACAGGCCATGTACCGCGATGTAGACGAATCATTCCTCCCGCAGAACGAAAGCCTTGAAACGACAATTGCCCGCGTAATCCCCTACTACCTCGAAGAAATCAAGCCGCAAATGAAAGCCGGCAAGCGTGTCGTGATTGCCGCCCACGGCAACTCCCTTCGCGCCCTAGTGATGTACCTCGACAAGATGAGCAAGGAAGAAGTTCTCGGCCTGAACATCCCGACCGCAACCCCGCTCGTCTACGAGTTCGATGACAATCTGAACCCGGTTAAGCACTACTACCTAGGAGACCAGGAAGCCCTCAAGGCCAAAATGGAAGCCGTAGCCAACCAGGGCAAGAAAAAGTAG